One part of the Ochrobactrum quorumnocens genome encodes these proteins:
- a CDS encoding sugar ABC transporter substrate-binding protein — protein MRFKAFVAAAAVASGLIVTPVASFAADKPVVGLVMKSLANEFFKNMLEGAQAHNKEKGTYKLKAVGMQSETDIETQINAVENFITQGVNAIVIAPADSRALVPPLKRAVDAGIVVVNIDVELDAQAKKDAGLELAFVGPDNRAGAKMSGDELARAIGKGGKVVMLEGNPGADNAVQRKLGFDDAAKEGGLDVLDSRTAHWETEEANSVFTNMLTAHPDIQGVMAANDSMALGVVKALDAAKRNDIKVVGFDNLPAIQPEIKAGKVLATVDQFGSQMAAMGIDKALEVVAGGAPLTGWVKTDLELITADKLK, from the coding sequence ATGCGCTTTAAAGCTTTTGTTGCCGCAGCAGCTGTGGCGAGTGGATTGATCGTAACTCCGGTAGCGAGTTTCGCTGCCGACAAACCGGTCGTCGGTCTTGTGATGAAGTCACTCGCCAACGAATTCTTCAAGAATATGCTCGAAGGTGCCCAGGCCCACAACAAGGAAAAGGGCACTTATAAGCTGAAGGCGGTGGGTATGCAGTCTGAAACGGACATCGAAACCCAGATCAACGCAGTCGAGAATTTCATCACTCAGGGTGTGAATGCGATCGTTATCGCCCCTGCAGATTCACGTGCATTGGTTCCCCCGCTGAAACGCGCAGTTGATGCGGGCATTGTGGTTGTAAACATCGACGTGGAACTTGATGCACAGGCCAAGAAAGACGCGGGCCTTGAGTTGGCATTTGTCGGCCCAGACAACCGTGCTGGTGCAAAAATGTCTGGTGACGAACTGGCCAGGGCGATCGGTAAAGGTGGCAAGGTCGTGATGCTTGAGGGAAATCCTGGTGCGGATAATGCCGTGCAGCGCAAACTTGGTTTTGACGATGCCGCAAAAGAGGGCGGTCTGGACGTGCTCGACTCTCGTACGGCTCACTGGGAAACCGAGGAAGCCAATTCGGTATTTACGAATATGCTAACCGCCCATCCCGATATCCAGGGCGTAATGGCAGCAAATGACTCGATGGCACTTGGTGTTGTTAAGGCACTTGATGCAGCCAAACGCAACGATATCAAGGTCGTAGGCTTTGACAATTTGCCAGCGATCCAGCCTGAAATCAAAGCTGGAAAGGTTCTGGCAACCGTTGACCAGTTTGGATCACAGATGGCTGCCATGGGTATCGACAAGGCGCTCGAAGTGGTTGCCGGTGGCGCACCACTTACAGGTTGGGTGAAAACCGATCTGGAGCTGATCACGGCTGATAAGCTGAAGTAA
- a CDS encoding nucleoside hydrolase gives MKRILAAVCIAASTLLALPAQADTEKMIIDTDFSTIGDDGQVLIMAAQLYKQGTIDLLGVTVVTGNNWLKQEVTDALRAVERLGIEDKVGVYAGANLPLVHDPRSFESERALFGFGESYKTAFHRPEPTEKDLIAPPDGFAKKAKLEKEDAVDFIVNTVKANPNEVTLLVIGPVTNVALAIRKNPEIVPLIKRIVYMAGAVDVKGNTTPAAEMNVWVDPEAARIVMRAPIEQAMIPLDVTDITQLDKETFDRVIAGDGPVQKLFADSWMAEIFAKDPKAGASVFDTLALAYAIDPSYATKVDDLYMDVDIAFGPGYGRTLGYWQKQPTALLQKMKVVKEFDNKRFFDLYVDLMQRPVPIKFDK, from the coding sequence ATGAAACGAATTTTAGCCGCTGTTTGTATCGCAGCGAGCACTTTACTCGCGTTACCGGCGCAGGCTGACACTGAAAAAATGATCATTGATACCGATTTCAGCACAATTGGTGACGATGGTCAGGTCTTGATCATGGCCGCACAGCTTTACAAACAAGGCACCATTGATCTCCTTGGTGTCACTGTTGTCACTGGCAATAACTGGCTGAAGCAGGAAGTTACCGATGCGCTTCGTGCCGTGGAGCGCTTGGGCATTGAGGACAAAGTTGGCGTCTATGCGGGAGCCAACTTACCGTTGGTTCATGATCCCCGCAGCTTTGAAAGCGAGCGAGCGCTGTTCGGTTTTGGTGAAAGCTACAAGACAGCTTTTCATCGCCCTGAACCAACCGAAAAAGACTTGATCGCCCCACCCGATGGCTTTGCAAAGAAGGCAAAGCTCGAGAAAGAAGACGCTGTCGATTTTATAGTCAATACGGTTAAGGCCAACCCGAATGAAGTAACGCTTCTGGTTATTGGACCTGTCACGAATGTCGCTCTCGCCATCCGCAAGAACCCAGAAATCGTGCCGCTTATCAAGCGTATCGTCTACATGGCGGGTGCTGTCGATGTCAAAGGCAACACGACACCTGCAGCAGAAATGAATGTCTGGGTCGATCCTGAAGCCGCACGTATCGTCATGCGCGCGCCAATTGAACAAGCTATGATTCCGTTGGATGTGACCGATATTACACAACTTGATAAAGAGACGTTTGACCGAGTGATCGCCGGTGACGGCCCAGTTCAAAAACTCTTTGCAGATAGCTGGATGGCCGAGATCTTTGCAAAAGATCCAAAAGCCGGCGCAAGCGTCTTTGATACCCTCGCCCTGGCCTATGCAATCGACCCAAGTTACGCAACGAAAGTGGACGATCTCTATATGGACGTCGATATCGCTTTTGGCCCGGGCTACGGGCGCACTCTTGGTTATTGGCAGAAGCAGCCAACAGCACTATTGCAAAAGATGAAAGTAGTTAAAGAGTTCGACAACAAGCGCTTCTTTGATCTCTACGTGGATTTAATGCAGCGTCCGGTGCCAATCAAGTTCGACAAATAA
- a CDS encoding LacI family DNA-binding transcriptional regulator, which produces MATIKDVAKRAGVSVGTVSRVLSNNPSVTPKMREAVGEAVAALGYRPNNLARGLRRHRTNMIALVLPDITNPYFSELAQRIEAAAYSYGHLVVLADTHGDRAREEQQILGLRAHLPAGFLIIPVNAHSPSSLTGSIRTIALDRPYGNHPLVAVDHYAGGELAARHLLGLGHRKIAYISGPSNLTISAERRKGFLDYCQRAIQSGEVEMPMPELLEAGFDYNSGEALAAQLFMRKREELPTAIAASSDQQAIGIMRGASDYGISIPRDISIIGFDDIPLARLTTPRLSTIVQPVKAIAENAVIALLGTDVPQRSILLTPTIKLRETTIKL; this is translated from the coding sequence ATGGCAACGATAAAGGATGTTGCGAAACGGGCTGGCGTATCGGTCGGCACAGTTTCGCGCGTATTGAGCAACAATCCTTCCGTCACACCCAAGATGCGCGAAGCTGTCGGCGAAGCCGTCGCAGCGCTTGGATACCGACCCAACAACCTAGCACGCGGTTTGCGGCGGCACCGCACCAACATGATCGCTCTTGTCTTGCCAGATATAACCAATCCATATTTCTCGGAGCTTGCCCAGCGTATTGAAGCTGCCGCCTATAGCTATGGACATCTTGTGGTGCTGGCGGATACGCATGGCGACCGGGCGCGTGAAGAACAACAGATACTCGGGCTACGAGCTCACCTGCCTGCAGGCTTTCTTATAATTCCTGTCAATGCACATTCTCCGAGCTCTTTGACTGGTTCAATTCGAACAATTGCCCTTGACCGCCCCTATGGCAATCACCCGCTCGTTGCGGTCGATCATTACGCAGGCGGAGAGTTGGCAGCGCGTCACCTGCTTGGACTAGGACACCGAAAGATTGCCTATATTTCTGGTCCGTCCAACCTCACAATTTCCGCTGAGCGACGGAAGGGGTTTCTGGATTACTGCCAGCGCGCCATTCAATCTGGCGAGGTAGAGATGCCTATGCCTGAATTACTGGAAGCTGGTTTCGACTATAATTCCGGCGAGGCGCTGGCCGCGCAACTCTTTATGCGAAAGCGGGAGGAGCTGCCGACTGCAATTGCGGCCTCGAGTGATCAGCAGGCGATTGGTATTATGCGAGGGGCTTCCGATTACGGCATCTCCATTCCCCGCGATATTTCCATCATTGGCTTTGACGACATTCCGTTGGCTCGCCTTACCACACCACGCCTATCGACGATTGTGCAGCCTGTTAAGGCAATAGCCGAGAACGCAGTCATCGCACTTTTAGGAACCGATGTGCCACAACGTTCGATTTTACTCACACCGACAATCAAGTTGCGCGAAACGACGATCAAACTCTAA
- a CDS encoding DUF2171 domain-containing protein has translation MQHRIHENMEVIGADGVHVGTVDRLEGNRIKLKKTDNSEAHRNHHHYIELGFVADIESDDKVRLSANADVAVTLEEEDSGKPVDL, from the coding sequence ATGCAGCACAGAATCCACGAGAACATGGAAGTAATCGGAGCGGATGGCGTTCACGTTGGAACGGTTGATCGCCTTGAAGGTAATCGCATCAAGCTGAAGAAAACCGACAACTCGGAAGCCCACCGAAATCATCATCATTATATCGAACTTGGGTTCGTCGCTGATATAGAGAGCGACGATAAGGTCCGGCTATCAGCCAATGCAGATGTAGCGGTGACTCTCGAAGAAGAAGACTCCGGAAAACCGGTCGATCTTTGA
- a CDS encoding glycosyltransferase, which produces MGGVQNPFKFMRQADLFVLSSRYEGLPGVLIQALVWCPVVSTNCPSGPSEILIPNNTEFLCRWQMWPL; this is translated from the coding sequence TTGGGGGGTGTTCAAAACCCTTTCAAGTTCATGCGGCAAGCAGATTTGTTTGTGTTGTCATCGCGCTACGAAGGCTTGCCTGGAGTACTTATACAAGCACTCGTGTGGTGTCCCGTGGTGAGTACGAATTGCCCCAGCGGCCCCAGCGAAATTCTAATACCGAACAATACGGAATTCTTGTGCCGGTGGCAGATGTGGCCGCTTTAG
- a CDS encoding spermidine synthase, with product MAIWTELARASNDAGDEILLRQRDDIFEIRYNGLELMSNINFQSETVLAERSLRLLGRSPKRVLIGGLGMGFTLRAALDYLPIDTEVTVCELVPEIVEWNHSRIGHLADFPLQDHRVKIRIGDVMDTLNQNPATYDLILMDTDNGPDFLVRSTNDAIYADHGLTVVESALTSNGIASFWSATASSEFEKTLDILEWEWSRQDICLIGGRADAFHYIYFVIRSQMSDNFGFKIGENRELRQMIGV from the coding sequence ATGGCTATCTGGACTGAATTGGCGCGTGCCAGCAATGATGCTGGCGACGAAATTCTCTTGCGTCAAAGAGACGATATTTTCGAGATTCGATATAATGGACTGGAACTGATGTCCAACATCAATTTCCAATCTGAGACCGTTCTAGCGGAGCGCTCATTGAGACTGCTCGGCCGTTCGCCGAAGAGAGTATTGATTGGCGGACTGGGCATGGGCTTCACGCTCCGGGCCGCTCTGGATTACCTTCCAATTGATACCGAAGTCACCGTCTGTGAACTCGTGCCTGAAATTGTTGAGTGGAATCACTCTCGTATTGGTCACTTGGCGGATTTCCCACTTCAAGACCACCGCGTGAAAATTCGCATCGGCGATGTAATGGATACGTTAAATCAGAACCCGGCCACATATGATCTGATCTTGATGGATACGGATAATGGCCCGGATTTTCTGGTCCGAAGCACCAATGACGCAATTTACGCGGACCACGGTCTGACTGTAGTCGAAAGTGCTCTCACATCCAATGGTATAGCGAGTTTCTGGTCTGCAACGGCATCATCAGAATTTGAAAAAACACTCGACATCTTGGAATGGGAGTGGAGCCGTCAGGACATCTGCCTGATTGGCGGAAGAGCTGATGCTTTCCATTACATCTACTTCGTCATTCGGAGTCAGATGTCTGATAATTTCGGTTTCAAAATTGGAGAGAACCGGGAGCTCAGACAGATGATAGGTGTTTAA
- a CDS encoding solute carrier family 23 protein: MSYFPKWRLTNNSVVLPDERLPSAAAVPMGIQHLLAMSGSTIVAPLLMGFDPNVAVFFSGIGTLLFFLMTGGRVPSYLGSSFAFIAVVIAVTGYSGSGPNPNIGLALGGIIACGALYAVIGLVVMTIGTGWVEKLMPPAVTGAIGVAIGLNLAPVAVGQLKGTGAHMSIAMLTVLCMAMISAYGPLATKRVAVLLALLFGYCLVLIFGNGLGMVPGINFTAVSAAPWFGLPAFAKPVFTWPAVTLIAPVAIVLVAENLGHIKALGSITGQNMDRYIGRGFLGDGLATMISGSGGGTGVTTYAENIGVMAMTKVYSTLIFVIAAVVAIALGMSPKFGAILQTIPAPVLAGLAVSVFGLIASAMARIWVVNKVNFADPRNLFTVGVALIFGAGDFTVNVGDFALGGIGTSTFAALIIYQLLSIGRPSSDEKS; encoded by the coding sequence ATGTCTTACTTCCCGAAATGGCGTCTTACTAACAACAGCGTAGTATTGCCTGATGAGAGGCTTCCGAGCGCTGCGGCTGTGCCGATGGGCATCCAGCATCTCTTAGCAATGTCCGGCTCGACGATCGTCGCCCCCCTGCTTATGGGGTTTGATCCGAATGTTGCGGTATTCTTCTCAGGTATCGGAACATTATTGTTCTTCCTGATGACCGGCGGCCGCGTTCCGAGCTATCTCGGCTCTTCCTTTGCCTTCATTGCGGTCGTCATTGCCGTCACCGGCTATTCCGGAAGCGGCCCAAATCCCAATATTGGCCTGGCACTTGGCGGTATTATTGCCTGTGGCGCGCTTTATGCCGTCATCGGACTGGTGGTTATGACGATCGGCACAGGCTGGGTTGAAAAACTCATGCCACCAGCCGTCACGGGTGCAATCGGTGTTGCAATTGGCCTGAACCTCGCCCCTGTGGCAGTTGGTCAGCTCAAGGGCACAGGCGCGCATATGAGCATCGCAATGCTTACGGTCCTCTGCATGGCGATGATTTCGGCCTATGGTCCACTCGCCACCAAGCGTGTCGCTGTGTTGCTGGCACTTTTGTTTGGCTATTGCCTTGTGTTGATTTTCGGCAATGGCTTGGGCATGGTCCCTGGCATAAATTTTACGGCTGTGAGTGCAGCCCCATGGTTCGGTCTGCCCGCTTTTGCAAAACCTGTTTTCACCTGGCCCGCTGTCACACTGATCGCGCCTGTTGCGATTGTTCTTGTCGCTGAAAACCTCGGGCACATTAAAGCGCTTGGCTCGATCACAGGTCAGAATATGGACCGCTATATCGGTCGCGGCTTTCTGGGCGATGGCCTTGCGACGATGATTTCCGGTTCTGGCGGTGGTACCGGTGTTACCACCTATGCTGAAAATATCGGTGTCATGGCCATGACCAAGGTTTACTCGACCCTAATCTTCGTAATCGCTGCCGTGGTCGCAATTGCGCTCGGCATGTCGCCAAAGTTCGGTGCGATCTTGCAGACCATTCCAGCACCTGTTCTCGCAGGTCTTGCAGTATCGGTCTTCGGACTGATTGCCTCCGCGATGGCGCGCATCTGGGTGGTGAACAAGGTCAATTTCGCCGATCCGCGCAATCTCTTCACAGTGGGCGTAGCACTGATTTTTGGTGCCGGTGATTTCACCGTCAATGTCGGAGATTTTGCACTGGGCGGAATTGGTACGTCCACCTTTGCAGCGCTGATCATTTATCAGCTGCTTAGCATTGGTCGCCCAAGCAGCGATGAGAAAAGCTAA